Proteins found in one Acinetobacter sp. XH1741 genomic segment:
- a CDS encoding pseudouridine synthase: MLLEKILQSQGFGSRKYCQQLIKNGSVSIDGEVVSDLKKQFSLENFEFSVFGETYQYREKIYIALKKPQGFECSHDPQHHQSVFSLLPEMMIQRGVQAVGRLDQDTTGLLLLTDDGKYLQALTHPRKHVPKVYHVTTIDPVTPEQIEMLTNGVNLHQEKGLFAATDVVMLDTHQLTMTIHQGVYHQVKRMIAAVGNKVERLHRHQIGQLVLPEIEEGDWIYLSEQQKKLAQNIT, from the coding sequence ATGCTGCTGGAAAAAATTTTACAATCACAAGGGTTCGGCTCACGTAAATATTGCCAGCAGTTAATAAAAAATGGTTCTGTAAGTATTGATGGAGAGGTGGTGAGTGATCTCAAAAAACAATTCTCTCTGGAAAATTTTGAGTTTTCTGTATTTGGGGAAACTTATCAATATCGAGAAAAAATTTATATCGCTTTAAAAAAACCACAAGGTTTTGAATGCTCACACGATCCTCAGCATCATCAAAGTGTTTTTAGCTTATTGCCAGAAATGATGATTCAGCGCGGTGTACAGGCAGTTGGACGTTTAGATCAGGATACAACAGGACTACTTTTACTCACCGATGACGGTAAATATCTACAAGCGTTAACTCATCCACGTAAACATGTGCCAAAAGTTTATCATGTTACGACTATAGATCCGGTGACTCCTGAACAAATTGAAATGCTGACAAACGGCGTTAATTTACATCAGGAAAAAGGCTTATTTGCAGCTACAGATGTGGTGATGCTTGATACTCACCAATTAACAATGACTATCCATCAAGGTGTTTATCATCAAGTAAAACGAATGATTGCAGCCGTAGGTAATAAAGTCGAAAGGTTACATCGACATCAAATAGGTCAATTGGTTTTACCTGAAATTGAGGAAGGGGATTGGATATATTTATCTGAACAACAAAAAAAGCTTGCTCAAAATATTACTTAA
- a CDS encoding DUF441 domain-containing protein, with amino-acid sequence MLAQFDVNLVVLLVLLICGLLSQNTAVTVAAGVLIVVKITPLNQFFPYIQAHGLNLGILILTIGVLTPIASGKLSGESILKSFISFKSLVAIAIGLLVAWLGGRGVKLMSTQPDVVAGLLIGTVAGVALLRGVPVGPLIAAGLLSLFIGK; translated from the coding sequence ATGCTCGCCCAATTTGATGTGAATTTAGTTGTTTTATTAGTTTTGCTTATTTGTGGTTTACTAAGTCAAAATACAGCAGTAACCGTTGCCGCAGGTGTGCTCATTGTCGTTAAAATTACGCCTTTAAATCAGTTTTTTCCTTATATTCAGGCTCATGGACTTAATTTAGGCATACTTATTTTAACCATTGGAGTACTTACCCCCATTGCGAGCGGTAAGCTGAGTGGAGAAAGTATTTTAAAATCCTTTATAAGTTTTAAATCACTTGTTGCTATCGCAATTGGGCTATTAGTTGCGTGGTTAGGTGGCCGTGGTGTGAAACTTATGTCAACCCAACCTGATGTTGTTGCAGGCTTACTTATTGGTACAGTTGCAGGTGTTGCTTTATTACGTGGTGTACCAGTGGGTCCCCTTATTGCAGCTGGTCTACTTTCGCTATTTATAGGCAAATAA
- a CDS encoding bifunctional aconitate hydratase 2/2-methylisocitrate dehydratase produces the protein MLEAYRQHVAERAALGVPPKPLDDAQTAQLVELLKNPPAGEEAFLVDLLENRVPAGVDQAAYVKAAFLAAIAKGEATSPLVSKERAVYLLGTMLGGYNVAPLVELLDDAELANLAAEALKKTLLVFDAFHDVADKAKAGNASAKAVLQSWADAEWFTSRKDVPEEIKLTVFKVTGETNTDDLSPAQDAWSRPDIPLHANAMLKNERDGINPEKPGEVGPLSQIKELIAKGNQVAYVGDVVGTGSSRKSATNSVLWFFGDEIAHIPNKKDGGYCLGSKIAPIFFNTMEDAGALPVEIDVANMNMGDEIVLKIDHSAAKVTAFKNGEQIAESELKTPVLLDEVRAGGRINLIVGRGLTAKAREALGLAPSTLFRTPVQPAATGKGFTLAQKMVGRACGLPEGQGVIPGTYCEPKMTTVGSQDTTGPMTRDELKDLACLGFSADLVMQSFCHTAAYPKPVDVQMQHTLPDFIMNRGGVSLRPGDGIIHSWLNRMLLPDTVGTGGDSHTRFPIGISFPAGSGLVAFAAATGVMPLDMPESVLVKFKGKMQPGITLRDLVHAIPYYAIKEGDLTVEKKGKKNIFSGRILEIDLTEMETDLTVEQAFELSDASAERSAAGCAITLSEEKVAEYLRSNITMLKWMISQGYGDARTMARRVENMEKWLANPSLLKADADAEYTKVYEIDLSEIKEPILCCPNDPDDAKLLSDVQGDKIDEVFIGSCMTNIGHFRAAGQLLEKVPSGSLTTRLWLAPPTRMDEHQLMEEGFYNTYGRAGARTEMPGCSLCMGNQARVAPNTTVVSTSTRNFPNRLGQGSNVYLASAELASVAAVLGKLPTPEEYQQYAAQIDSMSADIYKYLNFDQMGEYTNAADKVDTKKIAAAQLT, from the coding sequence GTGCTAGAAGCTTACCGCCAACACGTTGCTGAACGTGCCGCACTCGGAGTCCCACCGAAGCCACTTGATGATGCTCAAACTGCTCAACTTGTTGAGTTATTAAAAAACCCACCGGCAGGTGAAGAAGCATTCTTGGTTGATTTGCTTGAAAACCGTGTTCCTGCAGGTGTTGACCAAGCAGCTTACGTAAAAGCAGCTTTCTTGGCAGCGATTGCAAAAGGCGAAGCGACATCTCCGCTAGTTTCTAAAGAACGTGCAGTTTATTTACTAGGTACAATGCTTGGTGGCTATAACGTAGCGCCTTTAGTTGAGCTTCTAGATGATGCTGAACTCGCGAACTTAGCTGCTGAAGCATTGAAAAAAACATTACTTGTATTTGATGCGTTCCATGACGTAGCTGACAAAGCTAAAGCTGGTAATGCTAGTGCAAAAGCTGTTTTACAATCTTGGGCTGATGCTGAATGGTTCACTAGTCGTAAAGATGTTCCAGAAGAAATCAAACTTACTGTATTCAAAGTAACTGGTGAGACAAACACTGATGACTTGTCTCCAGCTCAAGACGCTTGGAGCCGTCCAGATATCCCATTACACGCAAATGCAATGTTGAAAAACGAGCGTGATGGTATCAATCCTGAAAAACCAGGTGAAGTTGGTCCATTAAGCCAAATTAAAGAACTTATTGCGAAAGGCAACCAAGTTGCTTACGTAGGTGACGTTGTTGGTACAGGTTCATCTCGTAAATCTGCAACAAACTCTGTGCTTTGGTTCTTCGGTGACGAAATCGCGCACATTCCTAACAAGAAAGACGGTGGTTACTGCTTAGGTTCTAAAATCGCTCCGATTTTCTTCAACACTATGGAAGACGCTGGTGCGTTACCTGTAGAAATTGATGTTGCCAACATGAACATGGGCGACGAAATCGTTCTTAAGATTGATCACTCAGCAGCTAAAGTAACTGCGTTCAAAAATGGCGAACAAATCGCTGAGTCTGAACTTAAAACTCCAGTTCTTCTAGATGAAGTACGTGCTGGCGGTCGTATTAACTTGATCGTTGGTCGTGGTTTGACTGCTAAAGCGCGTGAAGCTTTAGGTTTAGCTCCATCTACTTTATTCCGTACTCCAGTACAACCTGCTGCAACTGGCAAAGGCTTTACTTTAGCTCAGAAGATGGTTGGTCGTGCATGTGGTCTTCCAGAAGGCCAAGGCGTAATTCCTGGTACTTACTGTGAACCTAAGATGACTACAGTTGGTTCTCAAGATACAACTGGTCCTATGACTCGTGATGAGTTGAAAGACTTAGCTTGCTTGGGCTTCTCTGCTGACTTAGTTATGCAATCTTTCTGTCACACTGCTGCTTATCCAAAGCCAGTTGACGTACAAATGCAACATACACTTCCAGACTTCATCATGAACCGTGGTGGTGTATCTTTACGTCCAGGTGACGGTATTATCCACTCTTGGTTAAACCGTATGCTTCTTCCAGATACAGTAGGTACTGGCGGTGACTCGCATACTCGTTTCCCAATTGGTATTTCGTTCCCTGCAGGTTCTGGCCTTGTAGCTTTCGCTGCTGCAACTGGTGTAATGCCACTTGATATGCCTGAATCAGTTCTTGTTAAGTTCAAAGGTAAAATGCAGCCTGGTATCACTTTACGTGACCTTGTACATGCGATTCCTTACTATGCAATCAAAGAAGGCGATCTTACTGTTGAGAAAAAAGGTAAGAAAAACATCTTCTCTGGTCGTATCTTAGAAATCGACTTAACAGAAATGGAAACTGACTTAACAGTTGAGCAAGCATTCGAACTTTCTGATGCTTCTGCTGAACGTTCAGCTGCTGGTTGTGCAATCACACTTTCTGAAGAGAAAGTTGCTGAGTACCTACGTTCTAACATCACAATGCTTAAGTGGATGATTTCACAAGGCTATGGTGATGCTCGTACAATGGCTCGCCGTGTTGAAAACATGGAAAAATGGTTAGCAAACCCAAGCTTACTTAAAGCTGATGCAGATGCTGAATACACTAAAGTGTATGAAATTGACTTGTCAGAAATCAAAGAACCTATTCTTTGCTGCCCGAACGATCCAGATGATGCAAAACTTCTTTCTGACGTTCAAGGCGACAAAATTGATGAAGTATTCATCGGTTCTTGTATGACTAACATTGGTCACTTCCGTGCTGCTGGTCAGTTACTTGAGAAAGTACCAAGTGGTTCATTAACAACTCGTTTATGGTTGGCTCCACCAACACGTATGGACGAACATCAGTTAATGGAAGAAGGCTTCTATAACACTTATGGCCGTGCTGGTGCACGTACTGAAATGCCTGGCTGTTCATTATGTATGGGTAACCAAGCACGTGTTGCGCCGAATACAACTGTTGTATCGACTTCTACACGTAACTTCCCTAACCGTTTAGGTCAAGGTTCTAACGTTTACTTAGCATCTGCTGAGCTTGCATCTGTTGCTGCTGTACTTGGTAAATTACCAACTCCAGAAGAATACCAACAATATGCGGCTCAGATTGACAGTATGTCTGCTGACATCTACAAATATTTGAATTTCGACCAAATGGGCGAATATACAAATGCTGCTGATAAAGTAGATACTAAGAAAATTGCTGCTGCTCAATTGACTTAA
- a CDS encoding MFS transporter — MASPRSPHSTPQHYSLFLAIFSLAVGGFCIGTTEFVAMGLIQEIAHNLNITVPEAGHFISAYALGVVIGAPIIAILGAKVPRKTLLLGLMLFYGIANACTALAHTPETVLISRFIAGLPHGAYFGVGALVAAELAGPSRRASAVAQMMMGLTVATVIGVPLATWLGQHFGWRAGFEFSATIAFLTLIAVGCFVPNIPVQATASIKTELAGLKNINMWLTLAVGAIGFGGMFSVYSYVSPILTEYTKVNIEIVPIALALWGVGMVIGGLTAGWLADKNLNKTIVGVLISSAIAFVIASFLMSNIYSAIASLFLIGLTVMGLGGALQTRLMDVAGDAQTLAASLNHSAFNLANALGAFLGGWVLSHQMGWIAPIWVGFVLSLGGLIILLIAFAVEKTTKKA; from the coding sequence ATGGCTTCACCCCGATCTCCTCACTCTACACCACAACATTATTCTCTCTTTTTAGCAATTTTCTCACTTGCAGTAGGTGGTTTCTGTATTGGAACTACAGAATTTGTCGCAATGGGACTTATTCAGGAAATTGCGCACAACTTAAATATTACAGTACCTGAAGCTGGCCATTTTATTAGTGCTTATGCGTTAGGAGTTGTTATTGGGGCTCCAATCATTGCCATCCTTGGTGCAAAAGTGCCTAGAAAAACGCTATTACTTGGTTTAATGCTTTTTTATGGTATTGCTAATGCTTGTACAGCTTTAGCGCATACACCTGAAACTGTTTTAATTTCTCGTTTTATTGCAGGTTTACCTCATGGCGCATATTTTGGAGTGGGTGCTCTAGTCGCGGCTGAACTAGCTGGGCCTTCACGAAGAGCTTCTGCTGTTGCTCAAATGATGATGGGTTTAACTGTTGCGACTGTTATTGGAGTACCTTTAGCAACATGGTTAGGCCAACATTTTGGTTGGAGAGCAGGTTTTGAATTTTCAGCAACCATTGCCTTTCTAACTTTAATTGCTGTTGGTTGCTTTGTTCCAAATATTCCAGTTCAAGCCACCGCTAGTATAAAAACCGAATTAGCCGGCCTTAAAAATATAAACATGTGGTTAACCCTTGCAGTTGGTGCTATTGGCTTTGGAGGAATGTTCTCTGTATATAGCTATGTTTCACCAATTTTAACTGAATACACAAAAGTTAATATTGAAATTGTACCTATTGCTTTAGCCCTATGGGGTGTTGGAATGGTGATTGGTGGTTTAACAGCAGGTTGGCTTGCAGATAAAAATCTCAATAAAACTATTGTTGGTGTACTCATTAGCTCAGCTATAGCTTTTGTTATTGCAAGCTTCTTAATGAGTAATATTTATAGTGCAATCGCCTCTTTATTCTTAATCGGACTTACTGTGATGGGATTAGGTGGAGCCTTACAAACACGTTTAATGGATGTGGCAGGTGATGCTCAAACGCTAGCAGCTTCACTGAATCACTCTGCCTTTAATCTAGCCAATGCATTAGGTGCATTTTTAGGAGGTTGGGTTCTGAGTCATCAAATGGGGTGGATTGCACCGATCTGGGTAGGTTTTGTACTAAGTCTTGGTGGTCTTATTATCTTACTCATTGCATTTGCTGTAGAAAAAACAACTAAGAAAGCCTGA
- a CDS encoding ion transporter yields MRILAWKALRQFFYNNLHNHDYETVVSRCINYFLVFLIIGNVVAVLLETVNDLYYSYRIWFDYFENISITIFSVEYLLRLWSVVERDPTQGAWKQRLAWMKSGEALIDLMAILPAYLNFFVRIDLRMLRILRLFRLLKLTRYFISLQILLCVIKREKGSFQAVIFILIIMIIMTASGIYVVENKAQPEAFSSIPKAMWWAVVTLTTVGYGDVTPVTSLGKLLGALITILGVGIAALPAGILASGLANELNQRNQRLEQEFRELLQVRGIDILHDEVEIERIRQKVGLPKEQAHNLIIQIMREKVLEEKESVREKKCYCPHCGEKLTD; encoded by the coding sequence ATGCGAATTTTAGCTTGGAAGGCATTACGTCAGTTCTTCTATAACAATCTTCATAATCATGATTATGAAACAGTCGTGAGCAGATGCATCAACTACTTCTTGGTTTTTTTAATTATTGGTAATGTAGTTGCTGTATTGCTAGAAACAGTAAATGATCTGTATTACAGCTATCGTATATGGTTTGATTACTTTGAAAATATTTCAATCACGATTTTTAGTGTTGAATACCTCTTACGCCTCTGGAGTGTAGTAGAGCGTGATCCTACACAAGGTGCATGGAAGCAGCGTTTAGCGTGGATGAAAAGCGGGGAGGCATTAATTGATCTGATGGCAATTTTGCCAGCGTATTTAAATTTCTTTGTACGAATAGATCTTCGTATGTTAAGGATACTAAGATTATTTCGCTTACTAAAGTTAACTCGTTATTTTATCTCTTTACAGATATTGCTATGCGTAATTAAACGAGAAAAAGGTTCCTTTCAGGCAGTGATTTTTATTTTAATCATTATGATTATTATGACTGCTTCGGGTATTTATGTTGTTGAAAATAAAGCTCAACCGGAAGCTTTTAGTTCTATTCCTAAAGCAATGTGGTGGGCAGTTGTTACCTTAACTACAGTTGGCTATGGTGATGTTACGCCTGTGACGAGTTTAGGAAAGTTATTAGGCGCTTTAATTACAATTTTAGGCGTGGGTATCGCAGCTTTGCCCGCTGGTATTTTAGCTTCTGGTCTAGCAAATGAACTTAATCAACGTAATCAGCGTCTCGAACAAGAGTTCCGAGAGTTACTTCAAGTGCGTGGTATTGATATTCTGCATGATGAAGTTGAAATAGAACGTATTAGGCAAAAGGTGGGATTACCAAAAGAACAAGCACATAATCTGATTATTCAAATTATGCGCGAAAAGGTGTTAGAAGAAAAAGAGTCAGTAAGAGAGAAGAAGTGTTATTGTCCACATTGCGGTGAAAAGCTAACAGATTAA
- a CDS encoding LysR family transcriptional regulator, which produces MLEIRHLKTLVALREHGSLVAAANDLCLTPSAISHQLKELDHWYGVEVVNRRSRPVSFSNVGQRLLKLADDVLPQIQITQSDITRIVHGQTGRIIFSSECHSCFDWLMPLLNQYRHQYPDVDLDFASGFEANPHELLQNGEFDLLITADPLALKGIEYFPIFEYESRLVLSNTHRLVRAENITVQDLAEEVLITYPVDKHRLDIMSKLFIPANIQPKQIRTTDLTQMLIQLVASGRGIAALPDWVVNEYEQKGWVTSRRLDCVSPTGLRRTLYAGYRTEEKEKSYFEGFLKQLEKFSLKRTSYYSG; this is translated from the coding sequence ATGTTAGAAATTCGCCATCTTAAAACTCTAGTTGCTTTACGTGAACACGGTTCACTTGTTGCCGCAGCTAATGACCTGTGTTTAACACCGTCTGCTATTTCTCACCAATTAAAAGAATTAGACCATTGGTATGGAGTAGAAGTGGTTAACCGTAGAAGTCGGCCTGTAAGTTTTTCTAATGTGGGACAGCGCTTACTCAAGTTAGCTGATGATGTATTGCCGCAAATTCAGATCACTCAGAGTGATATTACTCGTATTGTGCATGGGCAAACAGGCAGAATTATTTTTTCTTCTGAATGTCATAGCTGCTTCGACTGGTTAATGCCTTTGCTTAATCAATATCGTCATCAATATCCGGATGTAGACTTAGATTTTGCTTCAGGCTTTGAAGCGAATCCGCATGAACTTTTACAAAATGGTGAGTTTGATTTACTCATTACCGCTGATCCACTTGCATTAAAAGGGATCGAATATTTTCCAATTTTTGAATATGAATCGCGTTTGGTTCTATCTAACACCCATCGCTTGGTTCGTGCTGAAAATATTACAGTTCAGGACTTGGCAGAAGAAGTTTTAATTACTTATCCAGTGGATAAGCACCGTTTAGATATCATGTCGAAACTCTTTATACCTGCAAATATACAACCTAAACAAATAAGAACCACCGACCTTACTCAAATGCTGATTCAGCTTGTAGCAAGTGGCCGAGGGATTGCTGCTTTACCTGATTGGGTTGTGAATGAATATGAACAAAAGGGCTGGGTAACAAGTCGACGTTTAGATTGTGTTTCACCAACAGGCCTAAGACGGACTTTATATGCAGGCTATCGAACTGAAGAAAAAGAGAAGAGTTATTTTGAAGGTTTCTTAAAACAGCTTGAGAAATTTTCTTTAAAACGGACGTCTTATTATTCAGGCTAA